From Xiphophorus hellerii strain 12219 chromosome 20, Xiphophorus_hellerii-4.1, whole genome shotgun sequence, the proteins below share one genomic window:
- the LOC116710309 gene encoding mitochondrial intermembrane space import and assembly protein 40-A-like: MSSVRQEGKDKIIFVTKEDHETPSSAELVEEDPNDPYEEQGLILPSGEINWNCPCLGGMASGPCGTEFKDAFSCFHYSKEEVKGSDCLEQFRTMQECLQRYPELYPKEDDAPSSQASEESAGSAEPSDPAAGSEKDSSDPTLSNTESSAES; this comes from the exons ATGAGCTCGGTCCGACAGGAAG GTAAAGACAAAATCATATTTGTCACCAAAGAGGATCATGAAACACCGAGCAGTGCTGAGCTTGTAGAGGAAGACCCCAATGATCCGTATGAGGAGCAAG GTCTGATTCTCCCCAGTGGGGAGATAAACTGGAACTGTCCCTGCCTGGGCGGGATGGCCAGCGGTCCCTGTGGGACTGAATTCAAGGACGCCTTCTCCTGCTTCCACTACAGTAAGGAGGAGGTGAAAGGCTCTGACTGCCTGGAGCAGTTCAGGACCATGCAGGAGTGCTTGCAGCGCTACCCAGAGCTTTACCCAAAGGAGGATGATGCACCATCCAGCCAGGCGTCTGAGGAATCTGCTGGGTCTGCGGAGCCGTCAGACCCAGCAGCTGGCTCTGAGAAGGACTCCTCCGATCCCACACTGTCTAACACAGAGAGCTCAGCAGAGAGCTAA